The following are from one region of the Achromobacter xylosoxidans genome:
- a CDS encoding HlyD family secretion protein yields the protein MNDAVVPAQVKRADLAWWSALSAASDRQSFLDAWLALQAGQLTGVRHAALILGEPDAGPFEAASQYPPGSRAGAAFYGAVDESLQGREVAVSADALGLVVAYPIVLDGRIHGVAAFETAMQAPEPLVQALRWGAGVLELGLLQRQEADSAQTVERLMVVINSVARALKEGQFKDVALTLVTDLATRLECDRVSIGFRQDGRSKVYALSHSSRLVQNMNLMRAVAEAMDEAIDQNTTLCLPQDEARTIQLRAHQKLAREFGNGNVLTVPFAPEDEARGALVFERPDKQPFDRQSVELCQSVVLLAGRVLYQRLRQERPFWRKWRDGALREAGRLLGPRYIGRKLAALALVTVVALGVFAHGPYRISATATVQGVVQRVLAAPFDGYISDATRRAGDEVKQGDALAALDTRETELELLRAGNLEVQYRRQAEEASARGDSAAAAIAQAQARQAMAQMQFHREQIQRSTLRAPFDGTIVSGDLSQQLGEAVKRGQELFKLSPPDGYRLWLDVEDRLIDDVAVGQTGRVALAAMPDRQIPFTVTRIVPLAQVQEGKTVFRLEASLDEKAAPALRPGMEGVGRIDIDERRYAWIWTHGFFDWLHLKWWAWFG from the coding sequence ATGAATGATGCAGTCGTGCCCGCGCAGGTGAAGCGCGCGGACCTGGCCTGGTGGTCGGCGCTGTCGGCCGCCAGCGACCGCCAGTCCTTCCTGGACGCCTGGCTGGCCTTGCAGGCCGGCCAGTTGACGGGTGTGCGTCATGCGGCGCTGATCCTGGGTGAACCGGATGCCGGCCCCTTCGAGGCGGCGTCCCAGTACCCGCCGGGCAGCCGGGCCGGCGCGGCGTTCTATGGCGCAGTCGACGAATCGCTGCAGGGACGGGAGGTCGCGGTGTCGGCCGACGCGCTCGGACTGGTGGTTGCCTATCCCATCGTGCTCGATGGACGCATCCATGGCGTGGCCGCATTCGAGACCGCCATGCAGGCGCCTGAGCCGCTGGTGCAGGCGTTGCGCTGGGGCGCGGGCGTGCTGGAGCTCGGGCTGTTGCAGCGGCAGGAAGCCGACAGCGCGCAGACGGTCGAGCGGCTGATGGTGGTGATCAACAGCGTGGCGCGAGCGCTCAAGGAAGGGCAGTTCAAGGATGTGGCGCTGACGCTGGTCACGGACCTGGCGACCCGCCTGGAGTGCGACCGCGTCAGCATCGGCTTTCGGCAGGACGGCCGCTCCAAGGTGTATGCGCTGTCGCACAGCAGCCGGCTGGTGCAGAACATGAATCTGATGCGCGCCGTGGCCGAGGCCATGGACGAGGCCATCGACCAGAACACCACGCTGTGCTTGCCGCAAGACGAAGCGCGCACCATCCAGCTGCGCGCGCATCAGAAGCTGGCGCGCGAGTTTGGCAACGGCAATGTGCTGACCGTGCCGTTCGCGCCCGAGGACGAGGCGCGCGGCGCCCTGGTGTTCGAACGGCCTGACAAGCAGCCCTTCGACCGGCAAAGCGTCGAGCTATGCCAGAGCGTGGTGCTGCTGGCCGGCCGCGTGCTGTACCAGCGCCTGCGGCAGGAGCGCCCCTTCTGGCGCAAGTGGCGCGATGGCGCGCTGCGCGAAGCGGGCCGTCTGCTGGGACCGCGCTACATCGGGCGGAAATTGGCCGCGCTGGCGCTGGTGACCGTTGTAGCGCTGGGCGTGTTTGCGCACGGGCCGTACCGCATCAGCGCGACCGCCACCGTGCAGGGCGTGGTGCAGCGCGTGCTGGCGGCCCCGTTCGACGGCTACATCAGCGATGCGACGCGCCGCGCTGGCGACGAGGTGAAGCAGGGCGACGCCCTGGCCGCCCTGGACACGCGCGAAACCGAGCTGGAGCTGCTGCGCGCGGGCAATCTGGAGGTGCAGTACCGCCGCCAGGCCGAAGAAGCCTCGGCGCGCGGCGATAGCGCGGCGGCCGCGATTGCGCAGGCGCAGGCGCGCCAGGCCATGGCGCAGATGCAGTTCCATCGTGAACAGATCCAGCGTTCGACGCTGCGCGCACCGTTCGACGGCACGATAGTCAGCGGCGACCTGAGCCAACAGTTGGGCGAAGCCGTCAAGCGCGGGCAGGAGCTGTTCAAGCTGTCGCCGCCGGACGGCTACCGGCTGTGGCTCGACGTGGAAGACCGGCTGATCGATGACGTGGCAGTTGGCCAGACGGGGCGGGTGGCTCTTGCCGCCATGCCCGACCGCCAGATTCCTTTCACGGTCACGCGCATCGTGCCGCTGGCCCAGGTGCAGGAGGGCAAGACGGTGTTCCGGCTGGAGGCCAGCCTGGATGAGAAGGCGGCGCCCGCGCTGCGGCCAGGCATGGAAGGCGTGGGCCGCATCGATATCGACGAGCGCCGCTACGCCTGGATCTGGACGCACGGGTTTTTCGATTGGCTCCACCTGAAATGGTGGGCCTGGTTCGGCTGA
- a CDS encoding efflux RND transporter periplasmic adaptor subunit produces the protein MSGTALYSNSWHRVSALRPRLRSHIHIHRHVYRGQVWYVMQDQSNGEFHRYTPEANLMISLMDGRRTVQEIWEIACGQLEGDAMPQDEVIRLMAQLHRADVLTTDRAPDVRDLVERRKRQRMQKIKQYIGNPSALKMPLLDPDRWLTRALPYYRWLFTWLGALLWLGVVGAGAALGAMHWQALTHNIWDQVFSTGNVLAMALVYPVVKAIHELGHACAVKARGGEVHEIGLMFLLLVPIPYVDASAASAFADKRWRMLAGGAGILVELFLAAVAMIVWTQLDPGLGRSLAYTVIVLCGVSTLFMNGNPLLRYDGYYVLSDAIEIPNLGQRANGYLGYLFKRYALGLRGVEAPRATPGERAWFASYAVLSFCYRMFIMFLAIFIMAGQFFFFGVLLAMWALFNTIVMPLWRLGRQFYADPQIQAHRLRSYLICGLCVLGAVGLAGALPLPSSTDTEGVVWVPPSAQVRAPVAGFVRARQAADDAPVGQGAPLLTLENDELLRRDAMLAAQVDEYQARYVQAYAQNQVQAAIMRHQWTSLQTERRAIQEQVQAQQVRSPHAGRYVPAQPEDMTGRYVQRGELLGYVLTDAETVRVVVPQSSLERIHRSLRNVRVRLVQDSGEEFKAVISREVPAATDELPSLALSLQGGGSIGVDPRKSQEGRAKSAENLFVMDLALPQDAPRAYLGARVYVKFSHEPRPLALQAYDAVRQMVLRQFRL, from the coding sequence ATGTCTGGTACCGCGCTCTATAGCAATTCCTGGCACCGGGTCAGCGCGCTGCGCCCGCGGCTGCGCTCGCACATCCATATCCATCGCCACGTCTACCGGGGGCAGGTCTGGTATGTGATGCAGGACCAGAGCAATGGCGAGTTCCACCGCTATACGCCCGAGGCCAATCTGATGATCAGCCTGATGGACGGGCGCCGCACGGTGCAGGAGATCTGGGAGATCGCCTGCGGCCAGCTGGAGGGCGACGCCATGCCGCAGGACGAGGTCATCCGCCTGATGGCCCAGCTGCACCGGGCCGATGTGCTGACCACCGACCGCGCGCCGGACGTGCGCGACCTGGTCGAGCGCCGCAAGCGCCAGCGCATGCAGAAGATCAAGCAGTACATCGGCAATCCCAGCGCGCTGAAGATGCCGCTGCTGGATCCGGACCGCTGGCTGACGCGGGCGCTGCCGTATTACCGCTGGCTGTTCACCTGGCTGGGCGCCTTGCTCTGGCTGGGCGTGGTGGGCGCGGGCGCGGCGCTGGGCGCCATGCATTGGCAGGCCTTGACCCACAATATCTGGGACCAGGTGTTCTCCACGGGCAATGTGCTGGCGATGGCGCTGGTCTATCCGGTGGTGAAGGCCATCCACGAACTCGGCCACGCCTGCGCCGTGAAGGCGCGCGGCGGCGAGGTGCACGAGATCGGCCTGATGTTCCTGCTGCTGGTGCCCATTCCCTACGTGGATGCCTCGGCGGCCTCGGCCTTTGCCGACAAGCGCTGGCGCATGCTGGCGGGCGGGGCGGGCATCCTGGTCGAGTTGTTCCTGGCAGCCGTGGCGATGATCGTCTGGACCCAGCTGGATCCCGGGCTGGGGCGTTCGCTGGCCTATACCGTCATCGTCCTGTGCGGCGTTTCCACGCTGTTCATGAACGGCAATCCGCTGCTGCGCTATGACGGCTACTACGTCTTGTCGGACGCCATCGAGATACCCAACCTGGGCCAGCGGGCCAACGGCTATCTGGGCTATCTGTTCAAGCGCTATGCGCTGGGCCTGCGCGGCGTGGAAGCGCCGCGCGCTACGCCGGGCGAACGCGCCTGGTTCGCGAGCTACGCCGTGCTGTCCTTCTGCTACCGCATGTTCATCATGTTCCTGGCCATCTTCATCATGGCGGGGCAGTTTTTCTTCTTCGGCGTGCTGCTGGCCATGTGGGCGCTGTTCAACACCATCGTCATGCCGCTGTGGCGCCTGGGCCGGCAGTTCTATGCCGACCCGCAGATCCAGGCGCACCGCTTGCGCTCCTATCTGATCTGCGGGCTGTGCGTGCTGGGCGCGGTTGGCCTGGCGGGCGCGCTGCCGCTGCCCTCGTCCACCGATACGGAGGGCGTGGTCTGGGTGCCGCCTTCCGCCCAGGTCAGGGCGCCGGTGGCCGGCTTCGTGCGTGCGCGGCAGGCGGCCGACGATGCGCCGGTGGGGCAGGGCGCGCCGCTGCTGACGCTGGAAAACGACGAGCTGCTGCGCCGCGATGCCATGCTGGCCGCCCAGGTCGACGAGTACCAGGCGCGCTACGTGCAGGCCTATGCGCAGAACCAGGTGCAGGCGGCCATCATGCGTCATCAATGGACCAGCCTGCAGACCGAGCGGCGGGCGATCCAGGAACAGGTCCAGGCGCAGCAGGTGCGCAGCCCGCACGCCGGACGCTACGTGCCGGCGCAGCCGGAGGACATGACGGGCCGCTACGTGCAGCGCGGCGAACTGTTGGGCTATGTGTTGACCGACGCCGAAACCGTGCGCGTGGTGGTGCCGCAATCCAGCCTGGAGCGCATCCACCGCTCGCTCAGGAACGTGCGCGTGCGGCTGGTGCAGGACAGCGGCGAGGAGTTCAAGGCGGTGATCTCGCGCGAGGTGCCGGCCGCTACCGATGAACTGCCCAGCCTGGCGCTCAGCCTGCAGGGCGGGGGCAGCATAGGCGTGGATCCGCGCAAGTCGCAGGAAGGCCGCGCCAAATCCGCGGAGAACCTGTTCGTGATGGACCTGGCGCTGCCCCAGGATGCGCCGCGCGCCTATCTTGGCGCCCGGGTCTACGTGAAGTTCTCGCACGAGCCCAGGCCGCTGGCGTTGCAGGCCTACGACGCGGTGCGGCAGATGGTGCTGCGCCAGTTCCGCCTCTGA